In Arvicola amphibius chromosome 13, mArvAmp1.2, whole genome shotgun sequence, a genomic segment contains:
- the LOC119799825 gene encoding cathepsin G-like has product MQPLLLLLIFILLQGDEAGKIIGGREARPHSRPYMAFLLIQSPEGLGACGGFLVREDFVMTAAHCLGSSINVTLGAHNIQRQERTQQHIPVLRAIPHPDYDPQNFRNDIMLLQLKRRIRKNRAVRPVALPQDRNRLRPGDLCTVAGWGRVSRNMGTNVLQEVQLRVQRDQKCSNRFNNYNSQTQICVGNPRERKSAFRGDSGGPLVCNNVAQGIVSYGDSNGIPPAVFTKIQSFIPWIKRTMRRLAPRHQGPAPGDFHSLG; this is encoded by the exons ATGCAGCCACTCCTGCTCCTGTTGATTTTTATTCTACTCCAGGGAGATGAGgcag GAAAGATCATTGGAGGCCGAGAAGCCAGGCCCCACTCCCGCCCCTACATGGCTTTCCTGCTAATCCAGAGTCCAGAAGGGCTGGGTGCTTGCGGAGGGTTTCTGGTGCGAGAAGACTTTGTCATGACGGCGGCCCACTGCTTGGGAAG TTCCATAAATGTCACCCTGGGAGCTCACAACATCCAGAGGCAAGAAAGGACCCAGCAACACATCCCCGTGCTCAGAGCTATCCCCCATCCTGATTATGATCCACAGAACTTCCGCAACGACATCATGTTGCTTCAG CTGAAAAGAAGAATCCGGAAGAATAGAGCCGTGAGGCCCGTGGCTCTGCCTCAGGACAGAAACCGTCTGCGGCCAGGGGATTTGTGCACAGTGGCTGGTTGGGGCCGAGTGAGCCGGAACATGGGAACAAATGTACTTCAGGAGGTGCAGCTAAGGGTGCAGAGGGACCAAAAGTGCAGCAATCGCTTCAACAACTACAACAGCCAGACTCAGATCTGTGTGGGGAACCCAAGAGAAAGGAAGTCTGCCTTCAGG GGTGATTCAGGTGGCCCTCTGGTATGTAACAATGTGGCCCAGGGCATAGTCTCCTATGGAGACAGCAATGGCATTCCTCCAGCTGTATTCACCAAGATCCAGAGCTTCATTCCCTGGATAAAGAGAACAATGAGACGCCTTGCACCACGGCATCAGggaccagctccaggggatttccATAGCCTTGGTTAA
- the LOC119799826 gene encoding LOW QUALITY PROTEIN: granzyme-like protein 2 (The sequence of the model RefSeq protein was modified relative to this genomic sequence to represent the inferred CDS: deleted 1 base in 1 codon), whose product MWKASAGSSSLLRVQHSCGECGRAHQQRTDKVLPARSPHAWELVSPLRKTFLLLFLLVAVLPFSSEGRKIFWGTEAKCHSHPYMAFLEIYESRSHRKQCGGFLVEKDIVMTAAHCNGSEINVVLGAHNIKQWNNTQRIPVVKAICHKGYNRDTKVNDIMLLKLKHKAQLSNAVKTIDLPKSQDWVKPGQVCMMAGWGQLVNCSLPNTLQEVKLEVQNSQMCQVMSRDYNNSIHLSVGNPKEKKATGKGLLLFMFVCDNVAQGIVSYKFCTKKPPRVFTRISSFIPWIRETMKLLQQS is encoded by the exons ATGTGGAAGGCCTCAGCaggctcttcctccctcctcaggGTCCAACATTCCTGTGGGGAATGTGGTCGTGCTCACCAGCAACGGACTGACAAAGTGCTTCCTGCACGTTCACCACATGCATGGG AACTGGTCAGCCCTCTGAGAAAGACGTTTCTGCTCCTGTTCCTCCTGGTGGCTGTCCTGCCATTCAGCTCTGAAGGAA GAAAAATCTTTTGGGGTACAGAAGCCAAATGCCACTCCCATCCCTACATGGCATTCTTAGAGATTTATGAAAGCCGATCACATCGAAAGCAATGTGGTGGCTTCCTGGTGGAAAAAGACATTGTAATGACAGCAGCTCACTGTAATGGAAG tgaAATAAATGTAGTGTTGGGTGCCCACAATATTAAGCAATGGAATAACACTCAGCGCATCCCCGTTGTTAAAGCTATATGTCACAAGGGCTATAATCGTGATACAAAGGTCAATGACATTATGCTACTGAAG CTGAAACACAAAGCTCAACTCAGTAATGCTGTGAAGACCATTGACCTTCCAAAGAGCCAGGACTGGGTG AAACCTGGGCAGGTATGTATGATGGCAGGCTGGGGACAACTGGTCAATTGTAGTCTACCTAACACACTTCAGGAAGTAAAGCTAGAAGTTCAAAATAGTCAAATGTGCCAAGTAATGTCCAGAGACTACAATAACTCTATCCATCTCTCTGTGGGGAATCCCAAAGAGAAGAAGGCTACTGGTAAG GGACTTCTCCTTTTCATGTTTGTATGTGACAATGTGGCCCAGGGTATTGTCAGTTATAAATTTTGTACCAAGAAACCTCCTCGGGTATTCACCAGAATCTCAAGCTTTATTCCTTGGATTCGGGAAACAATGAAACTCCTGCAACAATCCTAG